A window from Dioscorea cayenensis subsp. rotundata cultivar TDr96_F1 chromosome 10, TDr96_F1_v2_PseudoChromosome.rev07_lg8_w22 25.fasta, whole genome shotgun sequence encodes these proteins:
- the LOC120270976 gene encoding DNA-binding protein DDB_G0278111-like: MDDSELEAIRQRKMQELMAQQEDAKMEAKERRQLMLNHILFAQARERLVQIALVKADKAKGVDDVVLRAAQMGQITEKVSEEKFISLLKQINDQTSKQTKVTIQRRRNVLEDDD; the protein is encoded by the coding sequence ATGGATGATTCAGAGTTGGAAGCTATAAGACAAAGAAAAATGCAAGAGTTGATGGCTCAACAAGAAGATGCAAAAATGGAAGCAAAAGAACGGAGGCAGCTGATgctaaatcatattttatttgctCAAGCGAGAGAGAGACTTGTTCAGATTGCTTTGGTGAAAGCTGATAAAGCAAAAGGAGTAGATGATGTTGTCCTTAGGGCTGCTCAAATGGGGCAAATAACTGAGAAGGTATCTGAAGAGAAGTTTATATCACTCCTCAAGCAGATCAATGACCAAACTAGCAAACAGACCAAAGTCACAATTCAAAGGCGTCGGAATGTTCTTGAGGATGATGACTAG